The nucleotide sequence GGTCTTTTCTTCTAGCTGACTTAGGGCGTGCTGAAGCTGTTGCCGCTCTTCTTCTAAGTTTTGCAAAGCCTGATAGCTAACATCAGGCAACATATCTCCTAAGGTCATAGTGCAATCCGCTTGTTGGGAAATTGTGGCATCTAAACTCAGTAGTGAGCGGTTCTGTCCAGCTAATTTGACATCCCGCCATTCATCAAGAGAGATACCCAATTCAGTAGCAATTTCTATATCGCGCGGCTGACGGCCTAGCCGCTTGCTGAGGCTCTCACGTACTCGCTGAGCATCCTTTTGTAGGTCTTGCCAGCGCCGAGGTAACTTAACGGTGTTGGCGCGATCGCGCAGAAAATGAAGAATTTCGCCCCGGATGTAAGGCACTGCAAAAGAACTGAATGCACAGCCTTGATTTGGGTTAAAGCGCTCGATCGCCCGAATCAACCCAATGAAACCAATCTGCTCTAGATCTTCGTAGGGTTCACTACACTGGTGGCACAGTTGATGGGCAATCTTGCGAACTAAGCCAGTGTTAAGCCGAACAATTTGATTGCGCACCGCGATCGTTGGATTCTGGTAATAACTAGCTAGCAGTTCAAGACTGCGAGCATGAAGGGACGGTTGACTTGCCATCATCTGCGGAGACCTCTCGTGAATACAACATCTTTGCTGAGGAGTTACTCCTATTCTCTGGATTGCACTCCAACAGAACCATCGTTGTTTCACGGGATCAAGGGTTATACCCCCCAACAATATCCGTACATATACGCAACCCCACACTCGCAGCCTTTTCCTCAAAAGCCACCCCTGCCAGACCTTGCCTCTACTTAAGAATTGAAAATACCCGCCAACTAAAGAAGACAAGCAACCAATAGCTGGTGCCTCATGACAATAATTTTTGGGAATTGCGGAATACTGATGCTGTTGGCAATTTGTAGTCGCATGGTTAGTGAGTTGTTTAAAGTTAACCCCCATCGTGGTTCTGCTGATATTCGTGCCCCTGGCCGTATTCGCCTCCAGCAGATCTGGTCTGACCAGTGGTACTGGGGAGTTGGACTATTGGTGAGCGACATAGGAGCATTAGCGATCGCGTGGACAGTAGCCACTCGCTTAAACCAGTTTTACCTCCCCATTCCTACGGAGTTAAATTGGTGGGTGTGGCTAGGGTTACCGAGCTTGTTTTGGGTATTTGCCGCAATTACCTTGCTGTTTTTTGCCAG is from Cyanobacteriota bacterium and encodes:
- a CDS encoding RNA polymerase sigma factor SigF yields the protein MASQPSLHARSLELLASYYQNPTIAVRNQIVRLNTGLVRKIAHQLCHQCSEPYEDLEQIGFIGLIRAIERFNPNQGCAFSSFAVPYIRGEILHFLRDRANTVKLPRRWQDLQKDAQRVRESLSKRLGRQPRDIEIATELGISLDEWRDVKLAGQNRSLLSLDATISQQADCTMTLGDMLPDVSYQALQNLEEERQQLQHALSQLEEKTRNVIECVFFRNLSRKEVAEQIGVSPMTVTRWIQRGIDQMITFLQSAELQTDP
- a CDS encoding sugar transferase, giving the protein MLLAICSRMVSELFKVNPHRGSADIRAPGRIRLQQIWSDQWYWGVGLLVSDIGALAIAWTVATRLNQFYLPIPTELNWWVWLGLPSLFWVFAAITLLFFA